The Deinococcus wulumuqiensis R12 genome has a window encoding:
- the folK gene encoding 2-amino-4-hydroxy-6-hydroxymethyldihydropteridine diphosphokinase has product MTTAFIALGANLGEAEATLRAALTGLRSLGEVRGVSALYRTAPVGGPPGQPDYLNAAAELETDLSAPDLLAALHALEATAGRTREVRWEARTLDLDLIVYGDLTSDDPALTLPHPRAWERAFVLAPLSDLAPSLAHPRTGETVADALARANPEGIERLSDHWADE; this is encoded by the coding sequence ATGACCACCGCATTCATCGCGCTGGGGGCCAATCTGGGCGAGGCCGAGGCGACCTTGCGCGCCGCGCTTACCGGACTCCGCAGCCTGGGCGAAGTGCGCGGGGTGTCGGCCCTTTACCGCACCGCTCCTGTCGGCGGCCCCCCCGGACAGCCCGACTACCTCAACGCCGCCGCCGAACTCGAAACCGACCTCTCCGCGCCCGACCTGCTCGCCGCCCTGCACGCGCTGGAGGCCACCGCCGGACGCACCCGCGAAGTGCGCTGGGAGGCCAGAACCCTCGACCTCGACCTGATCGTGTACGGCGACCTGACCTCGGACGACCCGGCCCTGACCCTGCCGCACCCCCGCGCCTGGGAGCGGGCCTTCGTGCTGGCCCCGCTGAGCGACCTCGCGCCCTCCCTCGCCCACCCGCGCACCGGGGAAACGGTGGCCGACGCCCTGGCCCGCGCCAATCCCGAAGGCATAGAACGCCTGAGCGACCACTGGGCCGATGAATAG
- the folB gene encoding dihydroneopterin aldolase: MSKIVLQGLEFHAHHGVFATEGVLGARFVVDAELHYPFAGIADDLDEAVNYAAAYVAIREEVTEKTHQLIEVLADRIADRLLSDFPKLERVRVRVHKPFAPLPGIFRDVCAEIEKGRE; encoded by the coding sequence ATGTCCAAAATCGTCCTGCAAGGTCTGGAATTTCACGCCCATCACGGCGTTTTTGCTACCGAAGGTGTGCTGGGGGCGCGGTTCGTGGTGGACGCCGAACTGCACTACCCCTTTGCCGGAATAGCCGACGACCTGGACGAAGCGGTGAACTACGCCGCCGCCTACGTCGCCATTCGTGAGGAAGTGACCGAAAAGACCCACCAACTGATAGAAGTGCTGGCCGACCGCATCGCTGACCGCCTGCTGAGCGACTTCCCGAAGCTGGAGCGCGTGCGGGTGCGGGTTCACAAGCCCTTTGCGCCGCTGCCGGGGATTTTCCGCGACGTGTGCGCCGAAATCGAAAAGGGACGCGAATGA
- the folP gene encoding dihydropteroate synthase produces the protein MNWAQRPHRLTFGFPVPGAEKTGEGWALRWAGCRVMGILNATPDSFSDGGRHLGLDAALATARRMRDAGVFMLDIGGESTRPGAEPVDAATELDRVLPLIRALTGENVLLSIDTMKPEVAAEALKAGAHLVNDVTGLRDPDMVRVCAGAGAAACIMHMQGEPRTMQHQPTYGDVVAEVHGYLRQRAAEVKAAGVPSVLLDPGIGFGKTLEHNLSLLRAVGDLASGPDPVLMAASRKKTIDLIAGVPNAADRDPGSFALHLHAARQGAALVRLHAAGEMVQALRVEAALAVDVES, from the coding sequence GTGAACTGGGCGCAGCGTCCCCACCGGCTCACTTTCGGTTTTCCCGTCCCCGGCGCAGAAAAAACTGGGGAAGGCTGGGCGCTGCGCTGGGCGGGCTGCCGGGTGATGGGCATCCTCAACGCCACGCCCGACAGTTTCAGCGACGGCGGGCGACACCTGGGGCTGGACGCGGCCCTCGCCACCGCCCGCCGGATGCGTGACGCGGGCGTATTCATGCTCGACATCGGCGGCGAAAGCACCCGCCCCGGCGCGGAACCGGTGGACGCCGCCACCGAGCTTGACCGCGTATTGCCGCTCATTCGCGCCCTGACAGGCGAAAACGTCCTGCTCAGCATCGACACCATGAAGCCCGAAGTGGCTGCTGAGGCCCTGAAAGCCGGAGCACATCTGGTCAACGACGTGACCGGGCTGCGCGACCCCGACATGGTGCGGGTCTGTGCCGGGGCGGGGGCCGCCGCCTGCATCATGCACATGCAGGGCGAGCCGCGCACCATGCAGCACCAGCCGACATATGGCGACGTGGTGGCCGAGGTTCACGGTTATTTGCGCCAGAGGGCCGCCGAGGTGAAGGCGGCGGGCGTGCCCTCGGTCCTGCTCGACCCCGGCATCGGCTTCGGCAAGACGCTGGAACACAACCTCAGCCTGCTGCGGGCGGTGGGCGACCTCGCCAGCGGCCCTGACCCCGTCTTGATGGCCGCCAGCCGCAAAAAGACCATCGACCTGATTGCGGGGGTGCCGAACGCCGCCGACCGCGACCCCGGCAGCTTCGCCCTTCATCTGCACGCGGCCCGGCAAGGCGCGGCGCTGGTGCGGCTGCACGCGGCGGGGGAGATGGTGCAGGCGCTGCGGGTGGAAGCGGCGCTGGCGGTTGATGTTGAGAGTTGA
- a CDS encoding ImmA/IrrE family metallo-endopeptidase, which translates to MRELAAAYGAGLPGRDTHSLMTGLPGVELRFLSLGWRDGAFDPEHNVIVINSDVRPERQRFTLAHEIGHALLLGDDDLLSDLHDAYEGDELEQKIETLCNVAAAAILMPEPVVAEMLERFGATGRALAELAKRAEVSASSALYALAEATPEPTIYAVCALGKPPREALPADPDSPSGEKVLSVRASSSTRDVKYTLASGTPIPGDHPAAVAFETGMEVKESSYVPFRSGKKMKAFVAAYPSRGLVTVSFQLDAARLGKKEDRA; encoded by the coding sequence ATGCGCGAGTTGGCGGCGGCATACGGGGCCGGGTTGCCGGGACGCGACACCCACAGCCTGATGACCGGGCTGCCGGGGGTGGAACTGCGGTTTCTTTCGCTGGGCTGGCGCGACGGCGCGTTCGACCCGGAACACAACGTCATCGTCATCAATTCGGACGTGCGGCCCGAGCGGCAGCGGTTTACCCTCGCCCACGAAATCGGTCACGCGCTGCTGCTGGGTGACGACGACCTGCTCTCCGACCTGCACGACGCCTATGAGGGCGATGAACTGGAGCAGAAGATAGAAACGCTGTGCAACGTGGCGGCGGCGGCGATTCTGATGCCTGAACCCGTCGTCGCCGAGATGCTCGAACGCTTCGGTGCCACAGGCCGCGCCCTGGCCGAACTTGCCAAGCGGGCCGAGGTCAGCGCGTCGTCGGCCCTCTACGCGCTGGCCGAGGCGACCCCGGAACCGACCATCTACGCGGTGTGCGCCCTGGGCAAGCCGCCGCGTGAAGCGCTCCCCGCCGACCCGGACTCCCCGAGCGGCGAGAAAGTGCTGTCGGTGCGGGCCAGCAGCTCGACCCGCGACGTGAAATACACCCTGGCGAGCGGCACCCCCATCCCGGGCGACCACCCGGCAGCGGTGGCCTTCGAAACCGGCATGGAGGTCAAGGAAAGCAGCTACGTGCCCTTCCGCTCGGGCAAAAAGATGAAGGCGTTCGTGGCGGCCTACCCCTCGCGCGGCCTCGTGACGGTCAGTTTTCAGCTCGACGCCGCCAGACTGGGCAAAAAGGAAGACCGGGCGTGA
- a CDS encoding IS1 transposase, with protein sequence MGNDKSLSPGVFSSLPLDSFVCQTPHCPDFHQSGRDNVRLKKLYGPEQRRLLRCRTCGTNFSETKGTPYWGSKLSPARVDSIVDHLTHGNCFSSTASLTGCHRTTVARIMRQAGVHLQQFHNQHARDLKVTSMQADERHSFVGEKAEQAWDFTVVDPRSKFVIEGQVGTRTTELTKILLIGAKERLAAPQNLVLFTDGYLPYQSLFPELFGTAWQPPRQGKRGRFPQQAYRIPRRLAHVRIIKEYSGKRVVGVRTEVAAGTQKRVNQELQSLGYTTPNTSAVERQNGTARRMNPHLARKSLAFARLPFHRVTLAGLVQGVYNWCRTQRGLRQSLVKPVGRRKYAQRTPAMAIGLTSRCWTIRELLSLPCGAACRS encoded by the coding sequence TTGGGGAATGACAAGAGTCTATCTCCGGGCGTGTTTTCATCTCTCCCGCTCGACAGTTTCGTGTGTCAAACCCCTCATTGTCCAGACTTCCATCAGTCAGGGCGTGACAACGTCAGGCTCAAAAAGCTCTATGGCCCTGAACAGCGTCGTCTCCTCCGGTGTCGTACCTGTGGCACCAACTTCAGCGAGACCAAGGGGACACCGTACTGGGGAAGCAAATTGTCTCCTGCACGTGTCGACAGCATCGTTGACCATCTCACTCACGGCAATTGCTTTTCATCCACAGCATCCCTCACCGGCTGTCATCGCACGACCGTTGCTCGAATCATGCGTCAAGCTGGTGTCCACTTACAGCAGTTCCATAACCAGCATGCTCGTGACCTCAAGGTCACGAGCATGCAAGCCGACGAGCGCCATAGTTTCGTCGGTGAGAAAGCCGAGCAAGCCTGGGATTTCACCGTTGTAGACCCCAGAAGCAAGTTCGTCATTGAAGGGCAGGTCGGCACGAGGACGACCGAATTGACGAAGATTCTGCTGATCGGGGCAAAGGAACGGCTTGCCGCTCCCCAGAATCTCGTGCTGTTCACAGATGGATATTTGCCCTACCAGAGCTTATTTCCAGAACTGTTCGGCACGGCGTGGCAACCACCGAGACAGGGAAAGCGTGGACGCTTTCCACAGCAGGCTTACCGAATCCCACGGCGTCTGGCCCACGTCCGCATCATCAAGGAGTACAGCGGAAAACGGGTCGTGGGCGTGAGGACAGAAGTTGCGGCTGGAACGCAGAAACGGGTCAATCAAGAGTTACAGAGTCTCGGTTACACGACGCCAAATACCTCAGCGGTGGAGCGCCAGAATGGAACAGCCCGGCGAATGAACCCACATCTGGCGCGCAAAAGCCTCGCGTTTGCGAGGCTTCCCTTTCATCGAGTCACATTGGCTGGGCTGGTTCAGGGCGTCTACAACTGGTGCAGGACGCAAAGGGGACTGCGCCAGTCGCTGGTAAAGCCAGTAGGACGACGAAAATATGCTCAGCGCACACCAGCGATGGCGATTGGGTTGACTTCGCGGTGCTGGACAATCCGAGAACTGCTCAGCCTGCCCTGTGGTGCTGCCTGTCGGTCATAG
- a CDS encoding IS4 family transposase, with protein sequence MTTFHPLQAEQWALKHFGAVDLGDRRRNQRAVRIAQGMASRSGKSIPKLFDRRADVKAAYTFMSRKEATPERLQTPHRNHVRAALGQAGTFLLLEDSSEFIWSRHQETPGLGRTGDLRSPVRQGFTLHTTLAVKWQKPHQQSGQRLPVQVLGILDQEYYLRQPAPTASESDAERRQRENKESALWTRATERIGKGPDDQDVRWVRVCDRGADIEVFMRGVIAQGQGFVVRAAQNRRLLDPNARTRECIGHVFEAARAASPLGSYTIDLRGRKGQKARAAHVEVSVVRAYLWPTPMAGGQGKPRQEGIRVSIVRVAEKPSDDVKEPLEWMLLTDADIETFEEAHEVALQYQARWLVEEFHKGLKTGLGAERLQLEAGQRLKAMISMMSVVATRLLALREDSRERPNDPAQSAGLSAVELQVLSKVLKRQLKTVQDVILALGRLGGHMNRKSDGLPGWQALWEGMNMLQVYVEGYKLART encoded by the coding sequence GTGACGACCTTTCACCCGCTACAGGCAGAGCAATGGGCACTGAAGCACTTTGGTGCTGTGGATCTTGGAGATCGGCGTAGAAATCAACGAGCAGTACGCATTGCGCAGGGGATGGCTTCCCGATCCGGGAAGTCCATCCCCAAGCTTTTTGACCGTAGAGCAGATGTCAAAGCGGCGTATACCTTCATGTCACGCAAGGAGGCAACCCCTGAGCGCCTTCAAACACCTCACCGCAACCATGTACGCGCAGCACTGGGGCAGGCAGGAACCTTCTTGCTGCTTGAAGACAGCAGCGAATTCATCTGGTCACGACATCAGGAGACTCCCGGCCTTGGGCGGACCGGGGATCTCAGATCCCCGGTTCGGCAGGGGTTTACCCTCCACACGACACTTGCTGTGAAATGGCAAAAACCCCATCAGCAAAGTGGGCAACGGCTTCCCGTTCAGGTTCTGGGCATACTCGATCAGGAGTATTACCTCCGGCAACCCGCACCCACAGCGTCAGAGAGCGACGCTGAGCGACGCCAGCGGGAAAACAAGGAAAGTGCGTTGTGGACAAGAGCAACTGAACGCATCGGAAAAGGGCCGGACGACCAAGACGTTCGATGGGTCAGAGTCTGTGACAGAGGGGCAGATATTGAGGTCTTTATGCGTGGCGTCATCGCTCAAGGACAGGGTTTCGTTGTCAGGGCAGCCCAAAACCGGCGGCTTCTTGATCCGAATGCCCGCACACGGGAGTGCATTGGGCATGTCTTTGAGGCAGCCAGGGCTGCCTCGCCGCTTGGAAGTTACACCATAGACCTTCGAGGGAGAAAAGGTCAGAAAGCACGTGCTGCACACGTTGAAGTGAGTGTTGTTCGTGCGTACCTTTGGCCGACACCAATGGCGGGTGGTCAAGGTAAACCTCGTCAGGAAGGGATACGGGTCAGCATTGTTCGTGTGGCAGAAAAGCCTTCGGATGACGTGAAAGAACCGTTGGAATGGATGCTGCTCACGGATGCCGACATTGAGACCTTTGAGGAAGCGCACGAAGTGGCGCTTCAGTACCAGGCCCGTTGGCTGGTGGAAGAGTTTCATAAAGGGTTGAAGACGGGCCTGGGAGCAGAGCGGCTCCAGTTGGAAGCGGGTCAGCGTCTCAAAGCCATGATTTCGATGATGAGTGTGGTGGCCACAAGGTTACTCGCGCTACGCGAGGATTCACGAGAACGCCCAAATGATCCAGCTCAGAGCGCTGGGTTGAGTGCCGTCGAACTTCAGGTGCTGAGCAAGGTTTTGAAACGGCAACTGAAGACTGTGCAGGACGTCATTTTGGCATTGGGAAGGTTGGGAGGACATATGAACCGAAAAAGCGATGGCCTGCCAGGGTGGCAGGCCTTGTGGGAGGGAATGAATATGCTTCAGGTCTATGTCGAGGGGTATAAGTTAGCTCGCACCTAA
- a CDS encoding acyl-CoA-binding protein codes for MNFEQAQQEVNTLSKKPGNDVLLKLYALYKQGSVGDVEGKRPGGFDFVGGAKYDAWAGLKGKTQEQAQQEYVALVEELKAKDGQ; via the coding sequence ATGAATTTCGAACAGGCCCAGCAGGAAGTGAACACCCTCTCCAAAAAACCCGGCAACGACGTGCTGCTCAAGCTCTACGCCCTCTACAAGCAGGGCAGCGTGGGCGACGTGGAAGGCAAGCGTCCCGGCGGCTTCGACTTCGTGGGCGGCGCCAAATACGACGCCTGGGCCGGGCTGAAGGGCAAGACCCAGGAGCAGGCCCAGCAGGAATACGTGGCGCTGGTCGAAGAATTGAAGGCGAAAGACGGGCAGTAA
- a CDS encoding alpha/beta hydrolase family protein, whose translation MNNSETAPRPTVPGAETLLALAFPSDPQVSPDGGRVAFVLAQVEEEDRQKPDPDFTRPRYRSHLWLSDGGAARQLTHGETGRGDSSPRWSPDGQTLAFVRSVGEVKAALMLLPLGGGEARRVTHFKNGVSGLQWSPDGRYLAFFTGGDREDKRDERGEARVITRPVYRANGADWLPEQPAALWLYDVEQDELREWYAPEVGIGALAWWPDSRGVLLTQSGNHWKASQWQQDVYDLPRPTADAPAAPQKILDWNSAAHGLAPHPDGKRFALVGRPAGQGNTEHAHLYLVDGEQVRRLDEGHDHPVGGAVGGDCHVGAMPERPAWLDGERLLFSSTVRGSVGLFTATLGGEVRAHDHDPQGVISAFTANEHGVALIRESATRFPEVELNGKRVTDLHARFPFAVQTPQRVAFQTEHGEGEGWVLLPEGEAQVPALLNIHGGPHTDYGYGFTHEFQLMAARGYGVCYSNPRGSVGYGQAWVDAIHGRWGTVDAADLLNFFDSCLETVPRLDAEKTAVMGGSYGGFMTNWLTGHTTRFGAAITDRSICNLISFAGTSDIGLRFWDDELGLDFTRPDDALRLWEMSPLKYVQQVETPTLIIHSVLDHRCPIEQAEQWYAALHKLGVPVRFVRFPGEDHELSRSGRPDRRLTRLNEYFGWLEQWLKG comes from the coding sequence ATGAACAATTCGGAAACGGCCCCGCGCCCCACCGTGCCCGGTGCGGAGACCCTGCTCGCGCTCGCTTTTCCCTCCGACCCGCAAGTCTCGCCCGACGGTGGGCGGGTGGCCTTCGTGCTGGCGCAGGTGGAGGAAGAAGACCGGCAAAAGCCCGACCCGGACTTCACCCGCCCGCGCTACCGCTCGCACCTGTGGCTCTCGGACGGCGGCGCGGCGCGGCAACTGACGCACGGTGAAACGGGGCGCGGCGACTCGTCCCCCCGCTGGTCGCCGGACGGCCAGACGCTCGCCTTCGTCCGCAGCGTGGGCGAGGTCAAGGCGGCGCTGATGCTGCTCCCACTGGGCGGGGGCGAGGCGCGGCGGGTCACGCATTTCAAAAACGGCGTCAGCGGCCTGCAATGGAGTCCCGACGGGCGTTATCTCGCCTTTTTCACCGGGGGCGACCGGGAGGACAAGCGCGACGAACGCGGCGAGGCCCGCGTGATTACCCGGCCCGTGTACCGGGCGAACGGGGCCGACTGGCTGCCCGAACAGCCCGCCGCGCTGTGGCTCTACGACGTGGAGCAGGACGAGCTGCGCGAGTGGTACGCGCCGGAGGTCGGCATCGGGGCGCTGGCGTGGTGGCCCGACTCGCGGGGGGTGCTGCTGACCCAGAGCGGGAACCACTGGAAGGCGAGCCAGTGGCAGCAGGACGTGTACGACCTGCCGCGGCCCACCGCCGACGCACCCGCCGCGCCGCAGAAGATTCTGGACTGGAACTCGGCGGCGCACGGCCTGGCCCCGCACCCCGACGGCAAGCGGTTTGCACTGGTGGGCCGCCCTGCCGGACAGGGCAACACCGAACACGCGCACCTGTATCTGGTGGACGGCGAGCAGGTGCGCCGCCTGGACGAAGGCCACGACCACCCGGTCGGCGGCGCGGTGGGCGGCGACTGCCATGTGGGGGCCATGCCCGAGCGGCCCGCCTGGCTCGACGGCGAGCGGCTGCTGTTTTCCTCCACCGTGCGCGGCAGCGTGGGCCTGTTCACGGCGACCCTCGGCGGCGAGGTCAGGGCGCACGACCATGACCCGCAGGGCGTCATTTCGGCGTTTACCGCCAACGAACACGGCGTCGCCCTGATTCGGGAGTCGGCCACCCGCTTTCCCGAGGTGGAACTGAACGGCAAGCGCGTGACCGACTTGCACGCCCGCTTTCCCTTCGCGGTGCAGACGCCGCAGCGCGTGGCCTTTCAGACCGAACACGGCGAGGGCGAAGGCTGGGTGCTGCTGCCGGAGGGGGAGGCGCAGGTTCCGGCGCTGCTCAACATTCACGGGGGGCCGCATACCGACTACGGTTACGGCTTTACCCACGAGTTTCAACTGATGGCGGCGCGGGGCTACGGCGTGTGCTACTCCAACCCGCGCGGCTCGGTGGGCTACGGGCAGGCGTGGGTGGACGCCATTCACGGACGCTGGGGCACGGTGGACGCCGCTGACCTGCTCAATTTCTTCGACAGTTGCCTGGAGACGGTGCCGCGCCTGGACGCCGAAAAGACCGCCGTGATGGGCGGCAGCTACGGCGGCTTCATGACCAACTGGCTCACCGGGCACACCACCCGCTTTGGGGCGGCCATCACCGACCGTTCCATCTGCAACCTGATTTCGTTTGCGGGCACCTCCGACATCGGCCTGCGCTTCTGGGACGACGAACTGGGGCTGGACTTCACCCGCCCGGACGACGCGCTGCGGCTGTGGGAGATGTCGCCGCTGAAATACGTGCAGCAGGTCGAGACGCCGACCCTCATCATCCACTCGGTCCTTGACCACCGCTGCCCCATCGAGCAGGCCGAGCAGTGGTACGCCGCGCTGCACAAGCTGGGGGTTCCGGTGCGCTTCGTGCGCTTTCCCGGCGAAGACCACGAACTCTCTCGCTCGGGCCGCCCCGATAGACGGCTGACGCGCCTGAACGAGTATTTCGGCTGGCTGGAGCAGTGGCTGAAGGGCTGA
- a CDS encoding endo alpha-1,4 polygalactosaminidase, whose amino-acid sequence MRLPLTAFLSVSALLLASCGGAPVPPATLTGVATPALGAQSVPGVRLPPAGTLAWDWQIGAETEAKVAVPAGVTLMDLDGFETSAAKVAELKAQGIYTVCYLNAGSYESYRPDSAEYPESLKIQTDPNWPDESFVDIRDVFREGSVLAGILDRRLAMCADKGFDAVEPDNLQNDQNVTSGVITRQDQLDFNGWLADRAHAHGLAIFQKNGPDYVLQADRQGRLMVDLFDGTLNESCQRYRECGPLAEYVRRGKLALNVEYRKADLNCAAMNSLGVNSIFKDLYLVGKLQKAYKRVSCTG is encoded by the coding sequence ATGCGTCTGCCCCTCACCGCGTTCCTGTCCGTTTCCGCCCTGCTGCTCGCCTCCTGCGGGGGTGCGCCCGTGCCCCCGGCCACCCTGACGGGCGTGGCGACTCCGGCCCTGGGTGCCCAGAGCGTGCCCGGCGTGCGTCTGCCCCCGGCGGGCACGCTGGCCTGGGACTGGCAAATCGGCGCGGAAACCGAAGCGAAAGTGGCGGTGCCTGCGGGCGTCACCCTGATGGACCTCGACGGCTTCGAGACCTCGGCGGCCAAAGTCGCTGAGCTGAAGGCGCAGGGCATCTACACCGTGTGCTACCTCAACGCAGGCAGCTACGAGAGCTACCGCCCCGACTCGGCGGAGTACCCCGAGTCCCTCAAGATTCAGACCGACCCCAACTGGCCCGACGAGAGCTTCGTGGACATCCGCGACGTGTTCCGCGAGGGCAGCGTGCTGGCGGGGATCCTGGACCGCCGCCTCGCCATGTGCGCCGACAAGGGCTTCGACGCGGTGGAACCCGACAACCTGCAAAACGACCAGAACGTGACCAGCGGCGTGATTACCCGTCAGGACCAGCTCGACTTCAACGGCTGGCTGGCTGACCGCGCCCACGCGCACGGACTGGCGATTTTTCAGAAAAACGGCCCCGACTACGTGCTTCAGGCCGACCGCCAGGGCCGGCTGATGGTGGACCTGTTCGACGGCACCCTCAACGAGAGCTGCCAGCGTTACAGGGAATGCGGCCCGCTGGCCGAGTACGTCCGCCGGGGCAAACTCGCGCTGAACGTGGAATACCGCAAGGCCGACCTGAACTGCGCGGCGATGAACAGCCTGGGCGTCAATTCGATATTCAAGGACCTGTATCTGGTCGGCAAGCTGCAAAAGGCCTACAAGCGCGTGAGCTGCACCGGCTGA
- the csaB gene encoding polysaccharide pyruvyl transferase CsaB yields MKAVISGYYGFGNTGDEAIALAITRELKKQGMEPLLLSNDPAQSARLYDCQAVPRMQPLDVGRALLRSNLLLSGGGGLLQDKTSSRTLTYYLAIIRMAKLMGKRVFVFNQSVGPLSEAGRRQVQRSLRGVDVIVRDRGSLELLTQLGVPSRLGGDPALLLRPSGDLTRDVSTVVIAPRGDVTASLDPLREVAARLRARGRRVVALSFMPGHDDEAAHSLGADEVISTQDPQLALDTIARSGFVIGVRLHALILAAAAGVPFAGVAYDPKVQGFCDDAGARVHPVSPDPSVLATHAYERATPDWSAVEDMKFRAMESFAWLSQRGRS; encoded by the coding sequence ATGAAGGCCGTCATCAGCGGCTACTACGGCTTCGGCAACACCGGCGACGAGGCGATTGCCCTGGCGATTACCCGCGAGCTGAAAAAGCAGGGCATGGAGCCGCTGCTGCTGTCCAACGACCCGGCGCAGAGTGCCCGGCTCTATGACTGTCAGGCGGTGCCCCGGATGCAGCCGCTCGACGTGGGCCGCGCCCTGCTGCGCTCGAACCTGCTGCTTTCGGGCGGCGGCGGCCTGCTTCAGGACAAGACGAGCAGTCGCACCCTGACCTATTACCTCGCCATCATCCGTATGGCGAAGCTGATGGGCAAACGGGTCTTTGTCTTTAACCAGAGCGTCGGTCCGCTGAGCGAGGCCGGGCGACGGCAGGTGCAGCGCAGCCTGCGCGGGGTGGACGTGATCGTGCGTGACCGGGGCAGTCTGGAACTGCTGACCCAGCTCGGCGTGCCATCAAGGCTGGGCGGCGACCCGGCGCTGCTGCTGCGGCCCTCGGGGGACCTGACACGCGACGTGTCCACGGTGGTGATTGCCCCGCGCGGCGACGTGACCGCCAGCCTCGACCCGCTGCGTGAAGTGGCGGCGCGGCTGCGGGCCAGGGGCCGCCGGGTGGTCGCCCTGAGCTTCATGCCCGGCCACGACGACGAAGCCGCCCACAGCCTCGGAGCCGACGAGGTCATCAGCACCCAGGACCCGCAGCTCGCGCTCGACACCATCGCCCGCAGCGGCTTTGTCATCGGGGTGCGGCTGCACGCGCTGATTCTGGCCGCCGCCGCCGGGGTGCCGTTTGCCGGGGTGGCCTACGACCCCAAAGTCCAGGGCTTTTGCGACGACGCCGGGGCGCGGGTTCACCCGGTGTCGCCCGACCCGAGTGTGCTGGCGACCCACGCCTACGAGCGGGCCACCCCCGACTGGAGCGCGGTGGAAGACATGAAGTTCCGCGCGATGGAAAGCTTCGCCTGGCTGTCGCAGCGGGGTCGGTCCTAA